A genomic region of Manihot esculenta cultivar AM560-2 chromosome 15, M.esculenta_v8, whole genome shotgun sequence contains the following coding sequences:
- the LOC110602489 gene encoding double-strand break repair protein MRE11 isoform X2 gives MGDLPREDIPNTLRILVATDCHLGYMEKDEIRRHDSFQAFEEICSIAEQKQVDFLLLGGDLFHENKPSRSTLVKAIEILRRHCLNDRPVQFQVVSDQTVNFANSFGHVNYEDAHFNVGLPVFSIHGNHDDPAGVDNLSAVDILSACNLVNYFGKMVLEGSSVGQITLYPILIRKGSTAVALYGLGNIRDERLNRMFQTPHAVQWMRPESQEGCQLSDWFNILVLHQNRVKTNPKNAINEHFLPRFLDFIVWGHEHECLIDPQEVPGMGFHITQPGSSVATSLIDGESKPKHVLLLEIKGNQYRPTKIPLTSVRPFEYAEVVLKDETNIDPNDQSSILEHLDKVVSDLIEKSNSKAVSRSGLKLPLVRVKVDYSGFMTINPQRFGQKYVGKVANPQDILIFSKASRKGQNQAKFDDSERFRPEELNQQNIEALVAESNLKMEILPVNDLDVALHNFIHKDDKMAFYSCVQYNLQETRKKIAKESDILKFEEEDIILKVGECLEEHVKERSMRSKDAPQFTSSAHSTEDFRSKGAAGIGSAISFSDEEEGEQISGSKASSRNQKSSRAVSRSSHDASEASKGGGSRGRGRGRGRGRGRGSSNLKQTTLDATLGFRQSLRLESVSTAAVRNIADEENVDSASSEDAADNKINVVEESSDDGESVQGKGRKRAAPRGRGRGATPSKRGRKSDKTAIQRILMGKDDDDDDDEDVAKRFNKSQPRVTRNYGALRRQG, from the exons ATGGGTGATTTGCCAAG GGAGGATATTCCAAATACACTTCGGATACTTGTTGCGACTGATTGCCACCTGGGCTATATGGAGAAGGATGAAATACGTCGGCATGATTCTTTCCAGGCATTTGAAGAGATATGTTCAATAGCGGAACAAAAGCAG GTGGACTTCTTGCTCCTTGGTGGTGATCTTTTCCATGAAAATAAGCCTTCAAGGTCAACCTTAGTCAAGGCAATTGAGATTCTCCGTCGTCATTGTCTCAATGATAGACCTGTGCAGTTTCAAGTTGTTAGCGACCAGACTGTAAATTTTGCAAACTC ATTTGGCCATGTAAATTATGAAGATGCCCACTTCAATGTTGGTTTGCCAGTGTTCAGCATCCATGGAAATCATGATGATCCTGCTGGAGTG GACAACCTTTCAGCAGTTGACATTCTTTCAGCATGCAATCTTGTGAACTATTTTGGGAAAATGGTTCTTGAGGGTTCCAGTGTTGGTCAGATCACACTCTACCCTATCCTTATTAGGAAG GGTTCGACAGCTGTGGCTCTCTATGGCCTTGGGAATATTAGGGATGAACGACTCAATAGGATGTTTCAG ACACCACATGCTGTCCAATGGATGAGACCTGAATCTCAAGAAGGGTGTCAACTATCTGACTGGTTCAACATTCTGGTACTTCATCAGAACAG AGTGAAGACAAATCCAAAAAATGCAATAAATGAGCATTTTCTACCAAGATTCTTGGACTTCATAGTGTGGGGACATGAACATGAATGTCTTATTGATCCTCAG GAAGTTCCTGGGATGGGATTTCATATCACTCAACCTGGTTCTTCAGTTGCAACATCATTAATTGATGGAGAATCAAAGCCAAAGCATGTGCTGCTTCTAGAAATTAAG GGAAATCAATATCGCCCAACCAAAATACCTTTGACTTCAGTGAGGCCTTTTGAGTATGCAGAG GTTGTGTTAAAGGATGAAACCAACATTGATCCCAATGATCAGAGCTCAATTCTTGAACATTTGGATAAAGTG GTTAGTGATTTGATAGAGAAATCTAATAGCAAGGCAGTCAGCAGATCAGGACTTAAGCTTCCATTAGTTCGAGTAAAG GTGGATTACTCTGGATTTATGACAATAAATCCTCAGCGATTTGGACAGAAGTATGTGGGGAAG gTTGCAAATCCTCAAGATATTCTTATATTCTCTAAGGCTTCTAGGAAGGGTCAGAACCAAG CTAAATTTGATGATTCGGAGCGCTTTCGCCCAGAAGAGCTTAATCAACAAAACATAGAAGCTCTGGTCGCTGAAAGCAACTTG AAAATGGAAATTCTTCCAGTGAATGATTTGGATGTTGCACTACACAATTTTATTCATAAAGATGACAAAATGGCATTCTATTCCTGCGTGCAATATAATCTTCAAGAAACACGT AAAAAAATTGCAAAGGAGTCAGATATTTTAAAGTTTGAAGAGGAGGACATAATTCTTAAAGTTGGAGAATGTTTGGAG GAACATGTCAAGGAAAGGTCTATGCGCTCTAAGGATGCTCCACAATTCACATCTAGTGCACATTCAACAGAG GACTTCAGAAGCAAAGGTGCTGCAGGAATTGGATCTGCAATTTCTTTTAGTGATGAGGAAGAGGGAGAACAGATATCTGGTTCAAAGGCCTCTAGTAGAAACCAGAAAAGTTCAAGAGCAGTTTCTAGATCTTCTCATGATGCTTCAGAAGCTAGTAAAGGGGGAGGTTCAAGAGGAAGGGGTaggggcagaggcagaggcagaggcagaggcTCAAGTAACTTGAAACAGACAACTCTCGATGCAACTCTTGGGTTTCGCCAGTCTCTAAG ATTAGAGTCAGTTTCCACAGCAGCTGTTAGAAATATTGCTGATGAGGAGAATGTGGATTCTGCTTCTAGTGAAGATGCTGCAGATAATAAAATCAATGTGGTTGAGGAGAGTTCG GATGATGGTGAAAGTGTTCAAGGCAAAGGGCGCAAGAGAGCTGCTCCTAGGGGAAGAGGTAGAGGTGCCACACCTTCAAAGCGAGGAAGGAAATCAGATAAAACAGCAATTCAGAGAATACTTATGGGGAAGGATGATGACGATGACGATGACGAAGATGTGGCAAAAAGATTTAATAAGTCTCAACCTCGG
- the LOC110602489 gene encoding double-strand break repair protein MRE11 isoform X1, whose protein sequence is MGDLPREDIPNTLRILVATDCHLGYMEKDEIRRHDSFQAFEEICSIAEQKQVDFLLLGGDLFHENKPSRSTLVKAIEILRRHCLNDRPVQFQVVSDQTVNFANSFGHVNYEDAHFNVGLPVFSIHGNHDDPAGVDNLSAVDILSACNLVNYFGKMVLEGSSVGQITLYPILIRKGSTAVALYGLGNIRDERLNRMFQTPHAVQWMRPESQEGCQLSDWFNILVLHQNRVKTNPKNAINEHFLPRFLDFIVWGHEHECLIDPQEVPGMGFHITQPGSSVATSLIDGESKPKHVLLLEIKGNQYRPTKIPLTSVRPFEYAEVVLKDETNIDPNDQSSILEHLDKVVSDLIEKSNSKAVSRSGLKLPLVRVKVDYSGFMTINPQRFGQKYVGKVANPQDILIFSKASRKGQNQAKFDDSERFRPEELNQQNIEALVAESNLKMEILPVNDLDVALHNFIHKDDKMAFYSCVQYNLQETRKKIAKESDILKFEEEDIILKVGECLEEHVKERSMRSKDAPQFTSSAHSTEDFRSKGAAGIGSAISFSDEEEGEQISGSKASSRNQKSSRAVSRSSHDASEASKGGGSRGRGRGRGRGRGRGSSNLKQTTLDATLGFRQSLRLESVSTAAVRNIADEENVDSASSEDAADNKINVVEESSDDGESVQGKGRKRAAPRGRGRGATPSKRGRKSDKTAIQRILMGKDDDDDDDEDVAKRFNKSQPRVGNKELWSFKEARINEVQQPYCKSRSSAWFVALTHQGVPLGAYRHAKVVGKFYRRGNIGTTFFFNVTLKFCWT, encoded by the exons ATGGGTGATTTGCCAAG GGAGGATATTCCAAATACACTTCGGATACTTGTTGCGACTGATTGCCACCTGGGCTATATGGAGAAGGATGAAATACGTCGGCATGATTCTTTCCAGGCATTTGAAGAGATATGTTCAATAGCGGAACAAAAGCAG GTGGACTTCTTGCTCCTTGGTGGTGATCTTTTCCATGAAAATAAGCCTTCAAGGTCAACCTTAGTCAAGGCAATTGAGATTCTCCGTCGTCATTGTCTCAATGATAGACCTGTGCAGTTTCAAGTTGTTAGCGACCAGACTGTAAATTTTGCAAACTC ATTTGGCCATGTAAATTATGAAGATGCCCACTTCAATGTTGGTTTGCCAGTGTTCAGCATCCATGGAAATCATGATGATCCTGCTGGAGTG GACAACCTTTCAGCAGTTGACATTCTTTCAGCATGCAATCTTGTGAACTATTTTGGGAAAATGGTTCTTGAGGGTTCCAGTGTTGGTCAGATCACACTCTACCCTATCCTTATTAGGAAG GGTTCGACAGCTGTGGCTCTCTATGGCCTTGGGAATATTAGGGATGAACGACTCAATAGGATGTTTCAG ACACCACATGCTGTCCAATGGATGAGACCTGAATCTCAAGAAGGGTGTCAACTATCTGACTGGTTCAACATTCTGGTACTTCATCAGAACAG AGTGAAGACAAATCCAAAAAATGCAATAAATGAGCATTTTCTACCAAGATTCTTGGACTTCATAGTGTGGGGACATGAACATGAATGTCTTATTGATCCTCAG GAAGTTCCTGGGATGGGATTTCATATCACTCAACCTGGTTCTTCAGTTGCAACATCATTAATTGATGGAGAATCAAAGCCAAAGCATGTGCTGCTTCTAGAAATTAAG GGAAATCAATATCGCCCAACCAAAATACCTTTGACTTCAGTGAGGCCTTTTGAGTATGCAGAG GTTGTGTTAAAGGATGAAACCAACATTGATCCCAATGATCAGAGCTCAATTCTTGAACATTTGGATAAAGTG GTTAGTGATTTGATAGAGAAATCTAATAGCAAGGCAGTCAGCAGATCAGGACTTAAGCTTCCATTAGTTCGAGTAAAG GTGGATTACTCTGGATTTATGACAATAAATCCTCAGCGATTTGGACAGAAGTATGTGGGGAAG gTTGCAAATCCTCAAGATATTCTTATATTCTCTAAGGCTTCTAGGAAGGGTCAGAACCAAG CTAAATTTGATGATTCGGAGCGCTTTCGCCCAGAAGAGCTTAATCAACAAAACATAGAAGCTCTGGTCGCTGAAAGCAACTTG AAAATGGAAATTCTTCCAGTGAATGATTTGGATGTTGCACTACACAATTTTATTCATAAAGATGACAAAATGGCATTCTATTCCTGCGTGCAATATAATCTTCAAGAAACACGT AAAAAAATTGCAAAGGAGTCAGATATTTTAAAGTTTGAAGAGGAGGACATAATTCTTAAAGTTGGAGAATGTTTGGAG GAACATGTCAAGGAAAGGTCTATGCGCTCTAAGGATGCTCCACAATTCACATCTAGTGCACATTCAACAGAG GACTTCAGAAGCAAAGGTGCTGCAGGAATTGGATCTGCAATTTCTTTTAGTGATGAGGAAGAGGGAGAACAGATATCTGGTTCAAAGGCCTCTAGTAGAAACCAGAAAAGTTCAAGAGCAGTTTCTAGATCTTCTCATGATGCTTCAGAAGCTAGTAAAGGGGGAGGTTCAAGAGGAAGGGGTaggggcagaggcagaggcagaggcagaggcTCAAGTAACTTGAAACAGACAACTCTCGATGCAACTCTTGGGTTTCGCCAGTCTCTAAG ATTAGAGTCAGTTTCCACAGCAGCTGTTAGAAATATTGCTGATGAGGAGAATGTGGATTCTGCTTCTAGTGAAGATGCTGCAGATAATAAAATCAATGTGGTTGAGGAGAGTTCG GATGATGGTGAAAGTGTTCAAGGCAAAGGGCGCAAGAGAGCTGCTCCTAGGGGAAGAGGTAGAGGTGCCACACCTTCAAAGCGAGGAAGGAAATCAGATAAAACAGCAATTCAGAGAATACTTATGGGGAAGGATGATGACGATGACGATGACGAAGATGTGGCAAAAAGATTTAATAAGTCTCAACCTCGGGTTG